From a single Vibrio toranzoniae genomic region:
- a CDS encoding bifunctional 2',3'-cyclic-nucleotide 2'-phosphodiesterase/3'-nucleotidase — MKVAIKPLSLAVLAGLGLTLAGCTTTPDTDEVIKLRVVETTDIHTNLMDYDYYKDKPSKKIGLARTATLVKEAQNEVTNSVLVDNGDLLQGSPMGDYMADKGIEAGEVHPAYKAMNQLSYEAANLGNHEFNYGLEFLEESINDADFPYINANVYDARTKEHYFTPYIIKTHTFEDTAGVEHEVKVGYIGFVPPQIMTWDKKNLEGKVTARDIIETANELVPQMKAEGADVIVAIPHSGVSTDPYKNGEENSTFYLSEVDGIDAIAFGHSHAVFPGKGFDDIQGVDNENGTMNGVVAVMPGRWGSHVGVMDLTLAQKDGKWEVVKGQSEARPIYDKVEKKSLAAADEGIVTALEKDHAGTREFVNQPIGKADDVMYSFLSLVQDDPTVQIVNLAQKDYVEQFIQGDPDLDGTPVLSAAAPFKAGGRKNDPANFTEVESGQLTFRNAADLYLYPNTLVAMKVTGHEVKEWLECSAGQFNQIDVNSTAPQQLIEWDNFRTYNFDVIDGVDYQIDVTQPAKYDANCKVVNPDSQRIVGLTYQGKPIDMKQDFLIATNNYRAYSAKFPGTGEDFIAFDAPDENRTVLANYISRVSKEQGQVSPTADNNWSFAPIKTDKKLDIRFETSPSEKAAQFIKEKGQYPMKRVATDDVGFGVYQIDLTK; from the coding sequence ATGAAAGTTGCAATAAAACCTTTGTCATTGGCTGTACTTGCAGGCCTTGGTCTGACTCTAGCAGGCTGCACAACCACACCTGATACCGATGAAGTGATTAAACTACGTGTCGTAGAAACAACGGATATCCATACCAACCTAATGGATTACGACTACTACAAAGACAAGCCATCGAAGAAAATCGGCTTAGCACGTACTGCAACTCTAGTAAAAGAAGCTCAAAACGAAGTAACCAATAGCGTATTAGTTGATAACGGTGACTTACTGCAAGGTAGCCCAATGGGTGACTACATGGCAGACAAAGGTATCGAAGCAGGTGAAGTTCACCCGGCATACAAAGCCATGAATCAACTAAGCTATGAGGCTGCAAACCTAGGTAACCACGAATTCAACTACGGTCTTGAGTTCCTAGAAGAATCAATCAACGATGCTGACTTCCCGTACATCAATGCTAACGTTTACGACGCAAGAACCAAAGAACACTACTTCACGCCATACATCATCAAGACACACACCTTTGAAGATACTGCTGGCGTAGAGCATGAAGTAAAAGTGGGTTACATCGGGTTCGTTCCACCACAAATCATGACGTGGGATAAGAAGAACCTTGAAGGTAAAGTTACTGCTCGCGACATCATTGAAACCGCTAACGAGTTAGTGCCTCAAATGAAGGCTGAAGGTGCAGACGTTATCGTTGCTATCCCTCACTCTGGCGTATCAACTGACCCGTACAAAAATGGCGAAGAAAACTCAACGTTCTACCTATCTGAAGTAGACGGCATTGATGCAATCGCATTCGGCCACTCTCATGCGGTATTCCCAGGTAAAGGTTTTGATGACATTCAAGGTGTTGACAACGAAAACGGCACCATGAACGGTGTTGTGGCAGTCATGCCAGGTCGTTGGGGTAGCCACGTGGGTGTAATGGATCTAACTCTTGCACAAAAAGACGGTAAGTGGGAAGTGGTTAAGGGCCAATCGGAAGCGCGTCCTATCTACGACAAAGTAGAGAAGAAGTCGCTTGCTGCTGCTGATGAAGGCATCGTAACGGCACTAGAAAAAGACCATGCAGGTACTCGTGAGTTTGTTAACCAACCAATAGGTAAAGCAGACGATGTGATGTACAGCTTCCTGTCTCTAGTACAAGACGATCCAACAGTACAGATTGTTAACCTTGCACAGAAAGATTACGTTGAGCAATTCATCCAAGGTGACCCAGACCTAGATGGCACACCAGTACTTTCAGCAGCCGCACCATTCAAAGCAGGCGGTCGTAAGAATGACCCGGCTAACTTCACTGAAGTTGAGTCTGGTCAACTGACATTCCGTAACGCAGCTGACTTGTACCTTTACCCGAACACGCTAGTTGCGATGAAAGTAACAGGTCATGAAGTAAAAGAGTGGCTTGAGTGTTCTGCTGGTCAATTCAACCAGATCGACGTGAACTCAACCGCACCACAACAGCTGATCGAGTGGGATAACTTCCGTACTTACAACTTCGATGTTATCGACGGTGTGGATTACCAAATCGACGTAACTCAACCTGCAAAATACGATGCAAACTGTAAAGTGGTTAACCCTGACTCACAACGTATTGTTGGCCTAACTTACCAAGGTAAGCCAATCGACATGAAGCAAGACTTCCTGATCGCGACCAACAACTACCGTGCATACAGTGCTAAGTTCCCAGGTACAGGTGAGGACTTCATCGCATTTGATGCACCAGATGAGAACCGTACTGTACTTGCTAACTACATCTCTCGCGTGAGCAAAGAGCAAGGTCAAGTGAGCCCAACAGCTGACAACAACTGGTCATTTGCACCAATCAAAACGGATAAAAAGCTAGATATCCGCTTTGAAACGTCACCAAGTGAGAAAGCGGCACAGTTCATCAAAGAGAAGGGTCAATACCCAATGAAACGTGTTGCGACTGACGATGTTGGTTTCGGCGTCTACCAAATTGACCTAACTAAATAG
- a CDS encoding ABC transporter permease: protein MKVITHLALKSVLNRKATAILTILTVAVSVILLLGVERVRTEAKSSFANTISGTDLIVGGRSGQVNLLLYSVFRIGNATNNIDWKSYQEFSQHNAVKWAIPISLGDSHKGFRVMGTNHSYFENYRYGSKQPLTFQQGKEFNQLFDVVIGADVAKKLDYKIGGHIILAHGISDVAFSRHDNLPFTIVGILAPTGTPVDKTVHVSLEAIEAIHVGWESGANLGHTPDAETLKTYDFQPKQITAMMVGLKSKIQTFALQREINNYRQEPLSAIMPGIALHELWGMMAVAEQALLIVSGFVVVAGLLGMLSSLLTSLQERRREMAILRAMGARPRHVFGLLISEASALTFLGITLGVSLLFALIAVVAPIVQQSYGINISISAITSHEWKLLMLVQTAGVIIGFIPAFRAYRQSLADGMTIRI, encoded by the coding sequence ATGAAAGTCATTACTCACTTAGCCTTAAAAAGCGTACTCAATCGTAAAGCCACCGCTATTCTAACCATTCTCACCGTGGCCGTGTCCGTCATTCTCTTGCTCGGTGTAGAGCGCGTGAGAACCGAAGCCAAGAGCAGCTTTGCTAATACTATTTCAGGTACAGACCTTATCGTCGGTGGCCGCTCTGGTCAGGTAAACCTTCTGCTTTATTCTGTATTTAGAATCGGCAATGCGACCAACAATATCGATTGGAAAAGCTACCAAGAATTTAGCCAACACAACGCTGTAAAGTGGGCGATACCCATCTCATTGGGAGATTCGCATAAAGGCTTCCGCGTGATGGGTACTAACCATAGCTACTTTGAAAACTATCGCTATGGAAGTAAGCAACCACTCACTTTCCAGCAAGGAAAAGAGTTCAATCAGCTATTTGATGTGGTAATTGGTGCTGATGTCGCGAAGAAGTTAGATTACAAGATTGGTGGTCACATCATTCTGGCGCACGGTATTAGTGATGTGGCCTTCAGCCGACACGATAACCTGCCGTTCACGATTGTCGGAATACTCGCACCAACCGGAACACCGGTAGATAAAACGGTGCATGTGTCGTTAGAGGCAATTGAAGCGATTCACGTTGGCTGGGAGTCGGGGGCTAACCTCGGTCACACACCAGATGCTGAAACGTTAAAGACTTATGATTTCCAACCTAAACAGATTACTGCGATGATGGTTGGGCTTAAATCTAAGATCCAAACCTTTGCACTGCAACGAGAAATCAATAACTACCGCCAAGAGCCTTTAAGCGCAATTATGCCAGGCATTGCGCTTCATGAATTATGGGGAATGATGGCAGTAGCAGAGCAAGCACTACTGATTGTGTCAGGGTTTGTTGTTGTCGCAGGCTTACTAGGCATGCTGAGTAGTCTACTCACTAGCTTGCAAGAAAGACGCAGAGAGATGGCTATTCTTCGTGCAATGGGAGCAAGGCCTCGCCACGTCTTCGGTTTACTGATCAGTGAAGCCAGTGCCCTGACCTTTCTAGGAATCACACTAGGCGTCTCACTCTTATTTGCCCTGATCGCAGTAGTTGCTCCAATTGTACAACAAAGTTATGGTATCAACATATCGATATCCGCCATTACATCTCATGAATGGAAACTGCTCATGTTGGTACAAACCGCAGGAGTCATCATCGGCTTTATTCCCGCTTTCCGTGCATACCGTCAATCATTGGCAGATGGCATGACCATTCGAATCTAA
- the cysC gene encoding adenylyl-sulfate kinase, translated as MTAVLKPKDENVVWHQHSIDKTFRADLKSQKPAVLWFTGLSGSGKSTVAGALENRLAQLGYHTYLLDGDNVRHGLCSDLGFSEQDRRENIRRIGELAKLMADAGLIVLSAFISPHQAERQLVRDLLPEGEFLEVFVNTPLEVCEQRDPKGLYKKARAGEIPNFTGISSAYEAPQSPEIDLPAGEKTLDELVELCIDALEKRNILAN; from the coding sequence ATGACTGCAGTACTCAAGCCAAAAGATGAGAATGTTGTGTGGCACCAACACTCGATTGATAAAACATTCCGTGCTGATTTGAAATCACAAAAGCCCGCCGTGCTCTGGTTCACGGGGTTGTCTGGTTCTGGAAAGTCGACAGTCGCGGGGGCACTAGAGAACCGTTTGGCACAGCTTGGTTACCATACTTATTTATTGGATGGCGATAATGTTCGTCATGGACTATGTAGTGACCTTGGTTTCTCTGAGCAAGACCGTCGAGAGAATATCCGTCGTATTGGTGAACTCGCTAAATTGATGGCGGACGCAGGTTTGATCGTGTTGTCAGCGTTTATTTCGCCACATCAGGCGGAAAGACAGTTAGTGCGTGATTTATTGCCGGAGGGTGAATTTCTAGAGGTGTTTGTAAATACACCACTTGAGGTGTGTGAGCAGCGTGACCCCAAAGGCCTGTATAAGAAAGCGCGCGCTGGAGAAATCCCGAATTTCACGGGCATTAGCTCAGCTTACGAGGCGCCGCAGAGCCCTGAGATAGATCTGCCCGCGGGAGAGAAAACACTCGATGAGCTAGTCGAGCTGTGTATTGACGCTTTAGAGAAGCGCAACATTTTAGCCAATTGA
- the cysN gene encoding sulfate adenylyltransferase subunit CysN encodes MNSAVEAELAELGIEGYLSQHQHKSMLRFLTCGSVDDGKSTLIGRLLHDTKQIYEDQLAAVHSDSQRVGTTGEKPDLALLVDGLQAEREQGITIDVAYRYFSTQKRKFIIADTPGHEQYTRNMATGASTCDLAVILIDARKGVLDQTRRHSFISNLLGLKHFIVAVNKMDLVDYSQDRFEEIRDQYLEFAENLEGETNIQILPVSALEGINVATSNKELAWFEGPSLLEVLENVDIDKKRSAGEFRFPVQYVNRPNLDFRGFAGTVASGRVSVGDEIKALPSGKSSKVARIVTFDGDLESAQAGLAVTLTLEDEIDISRGDLIVLENAQIESTNHVLADIVWMTEQPLQPGKAYDIKIAGKKTVGQVETVRHQYDINNLSTHEVDELPLNGIGLCEWSLNETIALDKYRESADTGGFIVIDRLTNVTVGAGLIRDRLGSVEQQAGHFSAFELEFNALVRKHFPHWDAKDLSQLLKS; translated from the coding sequence ATGAATAGTGCAGTAGAAGCCGAATTGGCTGAACTAGGAATTGAAGGTTATCTAAGTCAGCATCAGCATAAATCTATGCTTAGATTTTTAACTTGTGGCTCAGTAGATGACGGTAAAAGTACCTTAATCGGTCGCTTACTCCATGATACAAAACAGATTTATGAAGATCAGCTAGCCGCGGTTCACTCAGATAGCCAACGAGTGGGCACCACAGGTGAGAAGCCTGACTTGGCACTGCTTGTTGATGGCTTGCAGGCTGAACGTGAGCAAGGCATCACGATCGACGTAGCTTACCGCTACTTTTCGACGCAAAAACGTAAATTCATTATTGCTGATACCCCAGGGCATGAGCAGTATACGCGCAACATGGCAACAGGCGCTTCAACGTGTGATCTGGCAGTGATCTTGATTGATGCTCGTAAGGGCGTGCTGGATCAAACACGTCGTCACTCGTTTATTTCTAACCTGCTTGGTTTGAAGCATTTCATCGTTGCAGTGAACAAGATGGATTTGGTGGATTATTCGCAAGATCGTTTTGAAGAGATTCGCGATCAATATTTAGAGTTTGCTGAAAACCTAGAAGGCGAAACCAATATTCAGATCTTGCCGGTTTCGGCGCTTGAAGGCATTAACGTAGCAACGTCAAATAAAGAGCTCGCATGGTTCGAAGGTCCGTCTTTATTAGAAGTGTTAGAGAACGTCGATATTGATAAAAAGCGTTCTGCAGGTGAGTTCCGTTTCCCTGTGCAATATGTGAACCGTCCTAACTTAGACTTCCGTGGCTTTGCTGGCACTGTCGCCTCTGGTCGTGTGAGTGTCGGTGATGAAATCAAGGCTCTGCCGTCAGGTAAAAGCTCTAAGGTTGCACGTATTGTTACCTTTGATGGTGACTTGGAATCTGCGCAAGCGGGCTTAGCAGTCACGTTGACACTTGAAGATGAGATCGACATCAGTCGTGGTGATTTGATTGTGTTGGAAAACGCTCAAATTGAATCAACTAACCACGTATTAGCCGATATCGTGTGGATGACAGAACAACCACTGCAACCGGGTAAAGCTTACGACATTAAAATCGCAGGCAAGAAAACTGTCGGTCAGGTTGAAACGGTTCGTCACCAATACGACATCAACAACCTGTCGACTCACGAAGTTGACGAGTTACCGCTGAATGGTATTGGCTTGTGTGAGTGGTCACTGAACGAGACTATTGCGTTGGATAAATATCGTGAAAGTGCTGATACCGGAGGCTTCATCGTTATTGATCGTCTGACTAACGTGACGGTTGGTGCTGGTTTGATTCGAGACCGTTTGGGCTCAGTTGAACAGCAAGCTGGTCACTTCTCTGCATTTGAACTTGAGTTTAACGCATTGGTTCGCAAACATTTCCCTCATTGGGATGCCAAAGATTTAAGCCAACTACTGAAGTCATAA
- a CDS encoding ABC transporter ATP-binding protein, which produces MSSDSSSLVVKLENISFRWKPELPPTLEIPSLHIQAQEHLFIKGPSGCGKSTLLGLLTGINQAEQGEVSILGQDLTQLTPRQRDKFRADHIGYIFQQFNLLPYLSVIDNVTLPCQFSKIRKQQVAESQSSLQATAQELLLRLKLPQALMDKPVTELSIGQQQRVAAARALIGQPKLIIADEPTSALDHDNREAFIELLLEQADQAGSTLIFVSHDPTLEKLFTRTIDLKTINQAKVVV; this is translated from the coding sequence ATGTCTTCTGACAGTTCATCACTTGTGGTCAAACTCGAAAATATTAGCTTTCGTTGGAAGCCTGAATTACCACCTACACTAGAGATCCCTTCTCTACACATCCAAGCTCAAGAGCACCTTTTCATAAAAGGGCCAAGTGGTTGTGGCAAATCTACATTGCTAGGGTTGCTGACTGGAATCAACCAAGCCGAGCAAGGTGAAGTCTCTATCTTAGGCCAAGACCTGACTCAGCTTACACCTCGTCAAAGGGACAAATTCAGAGCCGACCATATAGGTTATATATTCCAACAATTTAACCTGCTCCCTTACCTGTCAGTGATCGACAACGTGACGCTTCCTTGCCAGTTCTCAAAGATTCGCAAGCAGCAAGTTGCTGAAAGTCAAAGCAGCCTGCAAGCCACCGCTCAAGAATTACTATTACGATTAAAGCTACCTCAAGCTCTAATGGACAAGCCCGTTACTGAGTTGAGTATTGGTCAACAGCAACGTGTCGCGGCAGCTCGTGCCTTAATCGGACAACCAAAGCTCATCATTGCCGATGAACCGACATCCGCTCTGGATCACGACAACCGAGAAGCTTTTATCGAACTGTTACTAGAGCAAGCCGATCAGGCAGGTTCTACTCTGATCTTTGTGAGTCATGATCCAACACTAGAAAAACTGTTCACTCGAACCATAGATTTAAAAACCATTAACCAAGCTAAGGTTGTCGTATGA
- the cysD gene encoding sulfate adenylyltransferase subunit CysD gives MDQERLTHLKQLEAESIHIIREVAAEFDNPVMMYSIGKDSSVMLHLARKAFYPGKIPFPLLHVDTDWKFREMIEFRDRTAEKYGFDLLVHKNPEGIEMGCNPFVHGSSKHTDIMKTQGLKQALNKYGFDAAFGGARRDEEKSRAKERVYSFRDKNHTWDPKNQRPELWHTYNGQVNKGESIRVFPLSNWTELDIWQYIYLESIDIVPLYLSDKRPVVERDGMLIMVDDERMELQEGEVIEEKSVRFRTLGCYPLTGAVESEANTLTGIIEEMLVATSSERQGRAIDHDQSGSMELKKRQGYF, from the coding sequence ATGGACCAAGAACGTTTAACCCACCTAAAACAGCTAGAAGCGGAAAGTATCCATATTATCCGTGAAGTGGCGGCTGAGTTTGATAACCCAGTGATGATGTACTCCATCGGTAAAGATTCTTCTGTGATGCTTCATTTAGCTCGCAAAGCGTTTTACCCAGGAAAGATTCCATTCCCATTATTACACGTTGATACGGATTGGAAATTCCGCGAGATGATCGAATTCCGTGACCGTACAGCAGAAAAGTATGGCTTTGATTTATTGGTACATAAAAACCCTGAAGGTATCGAGATGGGTTGTAACCCATTTGTACATGGTTCTTCGAAACATACGGACATCATGAAAACTCAGGGCCTCAAGCAGGCGTTAAACAAGTATGGGTTCGATGCTGCTTTTGGTGGTGCGCGTCGTGATGAAGAAAAATCTAGAGCAAAAGAGCGTGTTTACTCTTTCCGCGATAAGAACCACACGTGGGACCCAAAAAACCAACGTCCAGAGCTTTGGCACACTTATAACGGTCAGGTTAATAAGGGCGAAAGCATCCGTGTATTCCCGTTATCAAACTGGACTGAACTGGATATTTGGCAATACATCTATCTAGAGAGCATCGATATTGTTCCACTTTACCTATCGGATAAGCGCCCTGTTGTTGAACGTGATGGCATGCTGATCATGGTCGATGACGAGCGTATGGAGTTGCAAGAAGGTGAAGTGATCGAAGAGAAAAGCGTTCGTTTTCGTACTTTAGGCTGCTACCCACTAACTGGAGCGGTTGAATCTGAGGCGAATACGCTCACTGGCATTATTGAAGAAATGCTGGTGGCAACCTCCAGTGAGCGTCAAGGTCGAGCGATTGACCATGATCAGTCGGGCTCTATGGAGCTGAAAAAGCGCCAAGGTTATTTCTAA
- a CDS encoding DedA family protein, with product MGTVESIQAWLNSGEESLLWLMLGIIALSYLLEDLAIVTAAGLATQGLIPPQYALLAIFIGIATGDLGLYYLGKSGRYFRAVRYKALTNRYFRALRTKLRQNAFSSLFVIRFIPGLRTVGFTLSGFFAIPLPTFLFAVISATAIWTGVVFSTIYYLGTSAWLQASEYQWIVIPCAIALLFVGNRLMNKTYSRGLS from the coding sequence ATGGGCACCGTCGAGAGCATTCAAGCATGGTTAAATTCAGGGGAGGAGTCGCTGCTATGGCTGATGCTTGGCATTATCGCGCTTTCTTACCTGCTTGAAGATCTGGCCATCGTTACGGCGGCAGGTTTAGCGACCCAAGGGCTCATCCCACCTCAATATGCGTTACTTGCGATTTTCATTGGCATTGCTACTGGTGATCTTGGCCTTTATTACTTAGGTAAATCAGGACGCTATTTCAGAGCTGTTCGTTACAAAGCCCTCACCAACCGATACTTTCGGGCACTTCGTACTAAATTACGTCAAAACGCATTCAGCAGTCTTTTTGTCATTCGCTTTATACCGGGGCTGCGTACCGTTGGTTTTACCTTAAGTGGTTTTTTCGCCATACCACTGCCTACTTTCTTGTTTGCCGTTATTAGCGCGACAGCGATCTGGACTGGCGTTGTCTTCTCTACCATCTACTATTTAGGGACATCAGCCTGGCTGCAAGCCTCTGAATATCAATGGATCGTCATCCCTTGTGCCATCGCTTTGCTGTTTGTCGGTAATCGATTAATGAATAAAACCTACTCTAGAGGATTATCATGA
- a CDS encoding DUF3299 domain-containing protein, whose translation MQRKLLLILGLLLFPLISTAHAETAPTDESVLTLDWIDLIPESERAQLDSFGMPTVNHDSMDKPQQSTLGAVRPELNGSTVKIPGFVIPLEGDENMITEFLLVPYFGACIHVPPPPPNQIIYVKFPKGAPIQQLWDVIYLVGTLKTESISHDLAQTGYLIEGTAIEEYDDM comes from the coding sequence ATGCAACGCAAACTTCTACTGATACTTGGGCTACTTTTGTTCCCATTGATCAGCACAGCTCACGCTGAAACCGCACCGACTGACGAATCGGTATTAACTCTGGATTGGATTGATTTGATTCCGGAATCAGAACGTGCTCAGTTGGATTCGTTCGGCATGCCGACAGTTAACCACGACAGTATGGACAAACCTCAACAATCGACACTTGGCGCTGTTCGCCCTGAGCTGAATGGCAGCACAGTAAAGATTCCTGGCTTTGTGATTCCATTGGAAGGTGATGAAAACATGATCACTGAATTTCTGCTGGTACCGTACTTTGGCGCATGTATCCACGTGCCGCCACCGCCGCCAAACCAAATCATCTACGTGAAGTTCCCTAAAGGTGCACCAATACAGCAGCTATGGGATGTGATTTATTTAGTCGGTACGCTAAAAACCGAGTCAATAAGCCACGACTTAGCTCAAACAGGTTATCTTATTGAAGGCACAGCGATTGAAGAGTATGACGATATGTAA
- a CDS encoding SLC13 family permease has product MWQQGFVLAILLGIITCLLVTRIKPSFIFAGAAFIAFMAGMIDLSSLANNFTNSSLLTLILLILASSALEKTRLISWVSRNISEGRLGTVVAKLGISTALLSSFTNNTAVVVSLIGAIKRNQQHAPSQLLIPLSYAAILGGTLTLIGTSTNLIINSFVEDAGLPSLNFFTPTLIGLAVLVGGVLILIPLSYFLPSYDDGSQDDLPYFLEARVEPGSPLVGRSVSENNLRALRKLFLAEVIRDGKTTASIDPNFILQARDRLLFCGDVESVATLQEIQGLTLFGQHHLNGQSFVEVVVSSSASFCNKTLKTSQFRDRFDAVVVAIRRGHERLEGGLGNITLTAGDTLILVPGKRFEEQRQQHSKEFVLMNDLDSSAKLDADKSTLVLFGFASVIGLALADVLPIIKGLAVFLLLLVAFGVVQLGELRRRFPVDIVVIVGSALSIAQLMISSGLSERMGLMFMEAFNGWGVFGALVATYFMTLVLTELVTNNAAAALSFPIGYSMAVGYGVDPMPFIMAVLFGASASFISPYGYQTNLLVYSVGNYHLTDYLRIGIPISIVYSGLVLTLIPYFFPF; this is encoded by the coding sequence ATGTGGCAACAAGGATTTGTATTAGCGATTTTGCTTGGCATCATTACTTGCCTACTCGTAACCCGTATTAAGCCAAGCTTTATCTTTGCTGGTGCGGCGTTTATTGCTTTTATGGCAGGAATGATTGACTTGTCGAGCCTGGCTAATAACTTCACTAACTCCTCACTACTGACTTTAATTCTTCTGATCCTCGCATCGAGTGCGTTGGAGAAAACTCGCTTAATCAGCTGGGTTAGCCGCAATATATCTGAAGGTCGGCTAGGTACAGTAGTCGCGAAGTTGGGTATTTCCACCGCGTTACTTTCATCTTTTACCAATAACACGGCAGTCGTTGTTTCTCTGATCGGTGCGATCAAACGTAATCAGCAACATGCGCCTTCCCAATTGCTTATCCCGTTGTCATACGCTGCTATATTAGGTGGCACGTTGACATTGATCGGCACTTCAACCAACTTGATCATTAATAGCTTTGTTGAAGATGCGGGATTACCGAGCTTGAATTTTTTCACACCCACTCTAATTGGCTTGGCAGTCTTGGTCGGTGGTGTGTTGATCCTTATTCCTCTCAGCTACTTTCTACCCAGCTACGATGATGGCTCTCAAGATGATCTGCCTTACTTTTTAGAAGCCAGAGTTGAACCGGGCTCACCGTTAGTTGGCCGCAGTGTTAGTGAGAACAACCTAAGGGCACTGAGAAAACTCTTCTTAGCGGAAGTGATTCGAGACGGTAAAACCACCGCGTCTATTGACCCTAATTTTATTCTTCAAGCTCGTGACCGATTATTGTTTTGTGGTGACGTCGAGAGCGTAGCGACACTGCAAGAAATACAAGGCTTAACTCTGTTTGGTCAACATCACCTTAATGGCCAGAGTTTTGTTGAAGTTGTGGTGAGCTCTTCGGCAAGCTTCTGCAATAAAACCTTGAAAACCAGTCAGTTTAGAGACCGTTTCGATGCGGTTGTCGTGGCTATTCGTCGTGGCCATGAGCGCCTTGAAGGTGGCCTTGGAAACATCACTTTAACGGCTGGTGATACCTTGATTTTGGTTCCCGGTAAACGTTTTGAAGAGCAGCGTCAGCAACACAGCAAAGAGTTTGTGTTGATGAATGACCTAGATTCGAGTGCCAAGCTTGATGCTGATAAGTCGACGTTAGTTCTATTTGGCTTCGCCAGTGTAATTGGCCTAGCACTTGCTGACGTATTACCTATTATCAAAGGCTTAGCTGTCTTTCTTTTATTGCTGGTGGCTTTTGGAGTAGTACAGCTTGGTGAACTTCGCCGACGTTTTCCCGTTGATATTGTGGTAATTGTAGGTTCAGCGCTGTCGATTGCTCAACTGATGATTTCATCGGGTCTGTCTGAGCGTATGGGACTGATGTTCATGGAAGCCTTTAATGGTTGGGGTGTGTTCGGGGCATTAGTCGCGACCTATTTCATGACCTTGGTGTTGACTGAACTGGTTACCAACAATGCGGCTGCAGCGCTGTCATTTCCTATCGGCTACAGCATGGCGGTAGGCTATGGCGTTGACCCAATGCCGTTCATCATGGCGGTTTTGTTTGGTGCAAGTGCTAGCTTCATTTCGCCATACGGCTACCAAACCAACTTACTTGTTTATAGCGTAGGTAATTACCACCTCACGGATTATTTGCGTATCGGTATCCCAATCTCGATTGTCTATTCGGGGTTGGTCTTGACCTTAATTCCTTACTTTTTCCCATTTTAA
- a CDS encoding TIGR03899 family protein has translation MSETKQPVIIEHASDAQHKHDKKPHIADSASRMRHIAQSFGLDSLISHSVKPSDKAESTLIERALLREKKRKELRQKNLEQILKLAHSSCKDEAAGDPDQDWLYRFFDMAQEIHNTSMQRLWAQVLKREVTNPGSTSMKALKILQDMTPKEALTLQRAASLGCSFGSDNSRKLLLGFKSHAGIFSFGKRDSTNTINLGGHNLPYSSLLHLIEIGIILGTELESGEIDFDPALHLTYQGKSMSLAPISKGVKLIYYRFSPTGNELCTLLGNKPNMQYYDQLITLLSQKFTVQTETKSTVNYTV, from the coding sequence ATGTCTGAAACCAAACAGCCAGTAATTATTGAGCATGCAAGTGATGCACAGCATAAGCATGATAAAAAACCTCATATTGCCGACAGTGCAAGCAGAATGCGGCATATCGCACAAAGCTTCGGCTTAGATTCCTTAATCAGTCATAGTGTAAAACCAAGCGATAAAGCTGAGAGCACGCTTATCGAACGAGCCCTATTGCGTGAGAAAAAACGTAAGGAGCTGCGTCAAAAGAATCTAGAGCAGATTCTCAAATTGGCGCACTCTTCCTGTAAGGATGAAGCCGCGGGAGACCCGGATCAGGACTGGCTATACCGTTTTTTCGATATGGCGCAAGAGATCCACAATACATCGATGCAAAGACTCTGGGCTCAGGTATTAAAAAGAGAAGTTACCAATCCAGGCTCAACCTCTATGAAGGCGCTGAAAATATTGCAAGACATGACCCCAAAAGAAGCATTAACTCTGCAAAGAGCAGCTTCACTGGGCTGCAGTTTTGGCAGTGATAACAGCAGGAAACTATTACTTGGTTTTAAATCTCATGCTGGAATATTCAGCTTCGGTAAAAGAGACTCCACCAACACCATCAACCTAGGTGGACACAACCTGCCCTACTCTAGCCTGCTTCACTTAATTGAGATCGGTATCATTCTAGGTACTGAATTAGAGTCTGGTGAAATTGATTTCGATCCAGCGTTGCACCTCACTTACCAAGGTAAGAGCATGTCACTGGCACCTATATCAAAAGGGGTTAAGTTGATTTACTACCGATTTAGTCCAACAGGCAATGAGCTGTGTACCTTACTTGGCAACAAACCCAACATGCAGTACTACGACCAACTGATTACTCTGTTGAGCCAAAAATTCACGGTACAGACAGAAACGAAAAGCACCGTAAACTACACTGTTTAG